A region of Deltaproteobacteria bacterium DNA encodes the following proteins:
- a CDS encoding thymidylate synthase, with the protein MKIHMVKARDLPDLWFQAVHDILDNGRRFTIDRGSYAGQTRLEYDYFCGHVIHPYTIPLIPDIPPSCGIPNPVEDAYIYGGDGYERSYIEYLMTGHKEPGESYTYGERLTRAPITGNKKMWWDENNREIIDRRDTDGRIVFEEEGALYLNQIEWIIDTYKHFGYRNNQMVLQVAHPSDMTLLDPPCLRSIDTRIQDGKLNFIVYFRSWDLWGGLPANLAGIQNLKSYMAAEIGVEDGEMIVESKGLHLYGYAEDLAKLRCLRT; encoded by the coding sequence TTGAAGATTCATATGGTAAAAGCGAGGGATTTACCGGACCTTTGGTTTCAGGCGGTTCACGATATTCTGGACAACGGCAGACGCTTCACCATCGACCGCGGGTCATACGCCGGACAGACGCGGTTGGAGTATGACTATTTTTGCGGACACGTTATCCATCCCTACACCATCCCCCTGATACCCGACATTCCGCCTTCCTGCGGCATCCCCAATCCTGTGGAAGATGCCTATATCTACGGCGGTGATGGCTACGAACGCTCCTATATCGAATATCTGATGACCGGCCACAAGGAGCCGGGTGAGTCCTACACATACGGCGAGCGGTTGACCCGCGCCCCGATAACCGGAAACAAAAAGATGTGGTGGGATGAAAACAACCGGGAGATTATCGACCGGCGGGACACGGATGGCAGGATCGTTTTCGAAGAGGAGGGGGCGCTTTACCTCAATCAGATCGAGTGGATCATCGATACGTACAAGCATTTCGGTTATCGCAACAATCAAATGGTTCTCCAGGTGGCACATCCATCGGACATGACCCTCCTGGACCCCCCCTGTCTGCGTTCCATCGACACCCGCATTCAGGATGGAAAACTTAATTTTATCGTTTACTTCAGGTCGTGGGACCTCTGGGGCGGCCTGCCGGCAAACCTGGCAGGCATTCAGAATTTAAAAAGTTACATGGCTGCCGAGATCGGGGTCGAGGACGGCGAGATGATCGTTGAAAGCAAGGGCCTGCATCTTTACGGGTATGCCGAGGACCTCGCCAAGTTGCGTTGTCTGCGCACATAA